In Miscanthus floridulus cultivar M001 chromosome 8, ASM1932011v1, whole genome shotgun sequence, the sequence GCTGTGTTGGTTGCAGCATATGCAAGAACTCTAGGTTTCTTAGCCATCGTTAGAAGAAAATTATTGGATTACTGAAACTGTCTTAGTGTTACCAGTGTCGGGTAGGCCCCAAACTAGTCGTACGAACTAGAAGGGTGTTCAGATGCTGAAATATAGCTTGATACTATATTACCCTAGGATGAATTAAGTCCAAAGTGAACAGTGCAGACTCAAAAATACTTGCTTTATTTTCTCCATCAGACTGCAGCATATATTAAAAATTGCTATCAGTGCACAACAAAAGAAAGCAAAACAAtagagagaaacagagagatgccaATACTTACGCCGTTATTACTTTTAGTCAATATGAAATTGATTATTCCAAATCTATCTTTGACACCACTCACCATCTCTTGCCAACTACATTGATCAGTACTCAGATTAGCGGCGATTCTGATAGCAAGGCATCCATCCACAATATATAACAATCCTCAAATTCACACACATCCTGATCATTGACCCGCGTAACCACTAGGATGTGCAAAAAGAAATTATCCTTGAGGATTTCATCTAGACTCTAATTTCATTGCTCATAATAACATGAGATGCCCTTTTGGTAGAGAGAGCTTGACACGGTATTCATTTGGCCAGCTTTGTTTGAGTGCATGGGGCGAAGCTACATATGCACCTGCGGGTGTATATGCCCCCTCAAAATACATATTTAGTGATAAAGTCTAAAAAAAATTTATATATGCACCCTCTATGGTCGAAGTCTATGCACTCATAAGAAAGTTGCACCCTCTTTAATTTACTCTAGCTTTGCCGCTCTTTACCAACACAAGCATACATCAATATTTGGTTTTGaacaaaaattgatgtgacaCATAGGTACAAGATCGCGAAACCACTATTCTTCCAACCAAAGCTGCACGTTTCTTTTACTCAATAGAGCCTCATTTTCTCTCACCGCCTCAGCAGTAGCTTTCACTGCTCTATTTCTCCTCCCCCGTATATTATTTTCCCTCCCAAGGCGATTGTAGCCTCTGCAAGATACTGTCACACATGCGAGATGTATGAATTTAGAACGCCATGGCATCTGAACCTAGTTGGTAAGCGGGGGCTACAAGATGACTTGGTGCTTTTTGCCTGGCCTAATGCAACAATTCGATCTCATAGAGCTGCACCCTAACTTCCTTACTCAGCACATTCCCCATGTTCACACAGCGGTAAACGCTTCACTTGGGACGGGTCATTTTCAGTTGCATCTTCCCATAAATGGTAAAGTAATAAATATATACCATGTTGAATAAAGAAATTTAGAACATTAAAAACTACTGGTCCATTTTATCTGGCGCACAcgcatatcaagattcaaactttaaaaattttaaccaataattaggctaataatttttaactattataatacaaactttatatgattaAATTTATAATGAATTATActatccaatgattataagtttataagcataaataatataatataaaacaaATGAATGGTTAAAGTGTAATTTAGGAGACCGTATCATTCCAGATAAAATGGACTGGATGGAGTACTTCCTCTGTCCCATAAAAAGAGTATTCTCGCTTTCTAAGAAGTCAACTatctttaactttgaccaaatatatatagcaaaatattaatatttatagtacataattagtattattggatAAAtctttgaatatattttcataataaacttattttagAGAttcaaatgttgctaatattttttacaaatctagtcaaaATTAAGATAGTTTAACTAGCACGAATCACATGGCAACTCCTTTTATGGGACGGAGAGAGCAGTAAACTAATAGATTCATGCCTCTTGAGTAACACTAAAGAAAGAAATTGAGCACACTGAAAACAAGGAAACTAGTAAATTCATGCACGACTTCATTCATCGTCCTCTATTTTGTCCCAAATTAAATTGTTTTAGAATCTTGTTTGGCTGCACATGTGTCCACCTCAATTTACATATACTTTGGTTGATTAGAATGAAAAATTAACTAATTCTCACaccaatccactccaacacacttggataattaattaattctCACACCAATCCACTCTAACACACATGGATTTAGATTGATACGAAATTACGAATGCAGCTAAACATATACTCaccaatccactccaacacaagTGAATTTAGATTGATACGAAATTACGAATGCAGCTAAAAAGGGCCTACTTGGGACTCCGCCTCCAAGTTATGCCCCATCCAAACATATACATCAAGCACTGGCTCCATCTCAAGTTTGTCCCAGAGACCATAGGGCCACATTTCTGCATGCATAAGCCACAAACCCTTCTCAGCGAAAACACGAGACATGCTTTGAAACTGgccgaaaaacactgttctagctaaaTCTTGAccgaaactgactgaaaacactgttctgactgaattattatgagagaaaaacgttgttccagctgaaaaaacaagccggttTCTAGGTAAACCGAACGGGGGCAGTATCCATGGAGCATAGTGCAGAGGGCAGCAAATACCTCCCACTGGATTAGTCTGAGGTGGACCGCTGTTTAATGACGGAGAAAAGGATGCAGAATGCCAATGTTACCTGTTTTGAATTCTGTAACAAATGAATGTACAGACTTCAGGTTAAGGTTCATAACAGGGCTAGCGTCACACTAAACAAACAAAGCATTTTAAATGGCAAAAGAGCTAtacaaaaggggggggggggggggggggggggggggggggggggggggggggggggaggaggaggaaaagAGTTTTGTCCATAATTAAGCTCAGGACCAGAACTGTCCTCCTAAGGGGCATATCTGAGCCCATCCGGATCCACAAACATCATCAATGAAACTTTGGTACATGAACAGCTCGAGTGCACATGCTTCCAGCTGTTACTTTCTAGTCGTCTAGCTCAATAAGCTGAGCTCTTCTCTCAGCTGCCTTCTTCCTGACAAAGATGCCCCACCGCATAGCAGCCTTGATCTTGAGCCACCCGACAACAGCTTTCCCAGGTGCCCGGGTGCGGCCATCCTCGTAGCTCAAGTTTGGTGAAGGTGCAGGCATGTATGAAGggaaattgaagccatcttcagTTAGGTTGGTTCCTGCACCACCCATGCTCAGAAGCCGCAACATTTGTTGCATTTCTTCGTTTTCCAGAATCTCATGGCTCCTCATCCTGATCTCCTCCATCAGGTAGTCATCAACACCGCCACGGTTCTCCTGTTGCTGCGGCCATTCTTCAAAAGGATTCAGGTCTGTTGGCTGCATGGACTGGCCAAGTGCTGGGAATTCAAAACTTTGATGTTGCTGCGGAGGGCCCAATGCTAGCATATTAGACCCTCTTGAAGCTTGACTCTGAAGGGATGAACCACTAAACTGGTTTTCAGGCGACACTGCACTCCTGTCATATTGCATGGTGACGTTTGCAGGAATGTTCTGAGTGTTGGCTGCATATCTTGCTGACTGGTTTCCATTTCCATTGTATGCATTTCTAGTTCCATCTGCTGAACAGAAGTAATTCAGTGATGTCAGTACAGCACACGCATGGTAAATTAATTAAATTCACGACTCATGCAAACTGCACATCCATATCCCATAATCATAAGCAGTATCATTTTCTATACGCATGGAATTAATTAAATTCGCGAATCATGCAAACTGCACATCCATATCCATATCCATAATCATAAGCAGTATCATTTTCTATACACAGCCAACAATTGTTGACTAATAAGTATTTAAAATGTCATAAAGCAACAGCAACAGTATGAGGCAGCATTAGCGCAATTCCTGCCAGAGTTACTAATGCCCTAATTCCAGTGTTGAGGACAACTGAACAAGCCTACTTGACTGATCCTTGTTAGTATAATCTGGCATATGCAGAAGCATAACCATATGCTATCAGAACAGACTGCAGTGACAAAAAATTGACAACAAGTAAATCAATTGGATTGTGTACACAAAGAATATAAACCATCAGAAAATTTCGTTGTCATTTTTGCACACTACTGTTGGGTCAGCAAGGATGAGCGAATGGGCTTAGACTGAAATCATTGGGCTTGTCATGACAAATGATAAAAGGGCACTGGGCAATACTGTATAGTGCCACCACAAAGACTAACAAGTTGGAAAAATCCCATCCAATGTGTCAGGTGGCCACCAGCAATAGCTTGtactattttatttgaatttatgcTCTTTGCAATAGTACCATGCAAATTCTCCTTAAAAACTCATGGCCACTAGAGCATGGCTAAAACAAAAAGGTGGACATAAAAACTAATAGGATAAATCAGGATATGTCACCTTCATTCATAGTACCCGCCGAGGAAGTTTGTCCAGCTTTTGCTGGAAGGGACAATTGTTTCTGTGAATTGGCCGAACCATATGAAGCAGGATTGCTTGTTGAGGCAGCTGCAGCATCGCTTCTTGTCGTGACAGATTTCTTTTTCTGCTTGAAGCTCAAGAGTGCCTTGCCATCATATTCTACAACCTGCATCCAGTCCTCATATGCTTTCTTTACCAATGCATCAGCATAGACCTGCAGTTTAAGATGAGCACAAATACAAATATGTCAGTAGACCACTCTTGGATAGAGGATTTGGGTTCAAACCCTTCGGATTTAGCTAATAGATCCTAGAAACTTCCAAATCAATCCCCTCTCATCCAAACACAGTGATGATATTAAACATACCGCAACTTCAAAAGTTGTTCTTCAAAAAAGAATGTTGATTATTTGCTTACTGAAATGCTCTACTGGTTACATTAGCAGAATATCAAAAACTGACAACACTATACAAATTTGTAAAGGTTTTTGACTTAAGGCATTGTAGTTGGCCGAGTCGCAAAGGGCACTAACCTTCTGATTGTCTGTGAGATTTTCAGCTGAAATGAACTGATCATCGGCAATCAAACCAGTGAACTCATAGATGTTATTGAATATGGCACCCACGTTTCTTGAGTCTCTAGCATAGTATACATAATGCTTTCCACTTAAGACACACGTCTTTGCATGCTCAACAAGGCTGTCCCACATCTTATTTGACATTCCACTGCCCAGAATCTACAAAAAGAACCAAGGGATGTCAAATCATATAGGAAATACCATAAATCACAATATAGTAAGTAATAACAGGTATCATAGAACTTACGCTACGTAATCTCTGCTGATCCCTAACAAGAAGCCGGAGGAAATCTTCAACTGTATAGATCCCACTAGCATTTAACTTCTTGTGGAATGCACCATCCTTGCCAATCTTTTCTAATCTCCAAACATCATCCTTCAGCGCGGGTGGGTAGTGCTTTTTGTACACTAATAAATACAAAATCAGCATGCTTGGCAACTGATGAAAATTCTAAAAATACAGTTATTTTTTGTATCATCTAGTGAGTAAATCAACAATGTGTAACACATACATTCTCCTCTGTGGTCCTTAACAGGGAAAGCTTCTGTCTTGGCTTCTCGGACACGAATACCTTCACAAAAGCCAGGAGCAATCCTCAGCCCAAGTCTGAATTTCCTGCTTCTTATCCAGCTGGAGTTGTCAGTGAAGGTAAGCTCTCCTATGGTTCCAACACCTTCTTTAAGAGTCACTTGCAGGTCACCTGTCAAAAGAGGCCTCTTCCCTTCACGCTCCTTGACAATATTACTTTCAAACTCTTCTTCTGTCCAATCCTCATCTTCCTCTTTATTAAAGTCGCCCTCAAGCACAAGGATATCCAGTTTTGCAAACGACTCAGGTCCTGAAGTAACAACACATccagtgtttgcatccaacagcACGACATGTATAGCTGCTCCCTGCTCACCTTCAACTTTTCCACCAGTGAAGATTGGAAGAGCCAACTGACTTCTGAACTGGAGCTGAAGATTTCTTCCATCGGGGCCTTCAATTCTTTTGGGGGAGGATCTGTTTTCATTGATATTAGTTTCATATCCCAAGAGCCTTTAATGTGGTAACATCACAATAGCAATAATAAATCTCAATTTCCAAGACAGAATATCTCCCAAGCGTCACCATGAAGAGTAAGTTGATTTTTTTTACCTTCCTTGAATTCTAGCAGGACCCAGTTTGGCTAAAGCACGCTCTACTTCTTCACTTACCTAGGACCAGAAATAGAATTGATCAAATATGTCAGTAAGGATATGTATACAGAATTTTTACATATAAACTAAAAATAAGACCAACAGAAATTTGACTCACAACTCTTCGGAGAATGGGCTCGAGCGACGAACAGAGCTTCTGCAAACTGTCCATCTTGAGAGCTTCCACAATGACACTGAAAAATGTTTTGTTAGCTAAGCAACAATCATATTTGTAGTTTGAAGGGTGGTAGATCAAAAACTGTAACTTATCAGTAAACTCTACCAAAATTACTTTTATGTACTAATATATTAGCTAACCGGCTAACCCTAACTGTGGAACCCGATTCAGTTCCCACAGTAATATAGGCCTGCTTGGCAGAGCTCCAGCACTAGGACCTCTTTATCCCCAAGAAAATTGGGGCATGCTAGAGATGAAACCCAACACCAGGCACCAAAATAAACAAAGAAAGAAACACATAACAGggtaaaagaagaagaagaagaaggtattAGTAAGAGTAAAAAAGTAGTATTGAGTGGAGTGATAACCTAGGTCGTGGTTTTGGCACGAATTGACAATCTATAACTCAATAAACAAACTATTCATTTTTGAGTCGGGAGAATTGTATCAAAAACAGCATGGCACAACCAGCATGCTAGCCAGGAAAATTGAAGTTATCAACTGTCTGCATGGTCAAATGCAAAAAATATGCTAATATTGAACTTCAGTTCTAAATAAGCACTGTATTATCATCCACTTTCTACAGCATGACGCCTTTACCATCTTTGCTCTAAGGGATTTGGTGCTCTGACTGAGCTGGAGAGCACCCAACAGCCAAAAAAGCAAACACTCAGAACTACCAAAAAATCATCCCTTTCGCATGGACCAGAGTGTATTTTAGGTTCATAATTAACCGCTTAAGGCACTTCATTTTTCTAGCAATTCGTACCTCATATCAGAACAAAAGGTAGTTTCCACATGTGTTATCCTCACCAAACCAAACTCCAGGTGGAGCTCTCAGTCCGACAGTTAATCAAATCGACAAAAAGACTCATAGGCAAACTTCCTGTTCCAGCACTCATTTGTACCGAACTACTGATATTAAGCTTAACAACAGCAGCAGCACTAGCATAGTAATCACTGTACTTCCGCCAGTCATctcaatcaatcaaatcaaaccAAAGCAAGGGTTTCAAATTTCTTCCCGTCTCAAACCGGCAACAACCTAAGGCATGGAACCTAAACATTAACCAATGACAAAACTCTAGGTAGCAGAATCAAAGCATTAGCACACGCGCACCTAGCGAGGGCAGGGACGCGTGGGCGCTTGGGCGCATGGTCGTCGTCATCGCCGCCACCGGTGGGGTCCAGCCTGCGCTTGGACCCCGACCGCTGAAGTCGTCCCGGGCGCTGCATCGcgccggaaccctaaccctagcctcccCCTCGGCTCCCAGTGCCCTCCTCCAGCCTTCCGCTGCGCGCCCGTCAGATCTGCGCCCATTACAAACCCAGGTGAAAAAAAAAATTCCCCAAAATAAGCACCAGGAGTGCAGGGAAGCAAGCCGAAGCGGAGCGGAGCGGAGCGGCGCGGTACCGAATCGGCGCCGCCGGCGAGAAGGAGAACAGTCTCCGGCGGAATCGCGAGGCCGAGCTGCGGCGAGAGATCTGCGCTCTGGACCTCTGGGGAGGAGTGTGGTGGAGCGGGGGGAGGGCGAGCGCTGTTCTGCGTGGGTGCTGTGATTGCTGTGCTTGCTGTGCTCCCTCTCGCGAGCCTCCGCCTTTGTTTACGGCCTCAAATGGGTTTGTTTACTTGCCGTGCTTCGCCTACCCAGCCGAAAGCCACTCCGCAAAGGTTCTCGCTCGCTGACTCTCCGGGCCCACGAGATCGGAGGTCCGGCCGTGACGGACAATGATAAGCAGGTCCAGGAAGCAGCGGGTCCCTGTGTCAGTGCGCGGGTGGAATAGTGCGGGTTGACAAGGTGGTGACCTGGTGGGGTGCATGCCGACGGCGGCGGCTACGGGTAAGGGTACATTTGGTTTCATGGACTAAACTAAAATGTGGACTAAAATGCTCACGTTTGGTCTAAAATGCTAAATATATGGACTAAAATTTGGACTAAAGGGTTTAGTCCTCTAGTTTATGAGGGGGTGACTAAACTGGACTAAAATGTTCTAAAGACAATCCTGCCTCTCATTACTCTCTATCCCACCCGTGGCCAGCAACTGTAATATCTTCATCTCAACAAGAGTAATATTATCTTTATACAACTGTATTAATTGACTTTAGTCCCTAAAATCAAACAAGATCCAAACTAAACTTTAGTCTAGGGACTCAACTTTAGTCCGCGGACTAAAGGGCCCTAAAGATGGCCGGACCAGATGATAGGATATTTCGTGCCATATTGGGGCGTTGCGGACTGCCGCTCATTACTGGAAACTCACTGACTGGTGGGTCATGTTGCTCTGGGGCCCATTCGTCGGTGAGGATCGGGCAGCATAAGGCGACATCGATGAGCACCAATCAGTGGCGTCCCACCAATCAGTGGGGTGGGTTTTCAGGTCGTGGTTGGTGAAAACACACATAAACAGGGGCTTGTTTAGATCGTAAGTTTTTTAATTCTCTCTCCGctacatcaaatctttgaacacatgtatggaatattaaatatagataaaaaaaaataactaattacatagtttgattgtaaattacgagacaaatcttttgagcctagctaGACcctgattgaacaataattatcaaatacaaacgaaaatgctaccgtgtCAAATACGGATTCCTAGTCTAAACCAGGCCCGGTGGGGCGGGTGCGCCCAACACTGTACCTAGTCAAAGATGTACGGATCTTATGTGGCCTTGGGATCCTGATCCTGTCACTCTGTGGCCGGCCTggaccttgtttagatcacctctaaatttcaagttttttcactctctcttcgtcacatcaatttttagccgcttgtatggagcattaaatgtaggtaaaaaaaataactaattgcacagtttagttggaaatcacgagatgaatcttttgagcttagttggtcaacgat encodes:
- the LOC136477447 gene encoding calmodulin-binding protein 60 D-like isoform X2, with product MQRPGRLQRSGSKRRLDPTGGGDDDDHAPKRPRVPALASVIVEALKMDSLQKLCSSLEPILRRVVSEEVERALAKLGPARIQGRSSPKRIEGPDGRNLQLQFRSQLALPIFTGGKVEGEQGAAIHVVLLDANTGCVVTSGPESFAKLDILVLEGDFNKEEDEDWTEEEFESNIVKEREGKRPLLTGDLQVTLKEGVGTIGELTFTDNSSWIRSRKFRLGLRIAPGFCEGIRVREAKTEAFPVKDHRGELYKKHYPPALKDDVWRLEKIGKDGAFHKKLNASGIYTVEDFLRLLVRDQQRLRSILGSGMSNKMWDSLVEHAKTCVLSGKHYVYYARDSRNVGAIFNNIYEFTGLIADDQFISAENLTDNQKVYADALVKKAYEDWMQVVEYDGKALLSFKQKKKSVTTRSDAAAASTSNPASYGSANSQKQLSLPAKAGQTSSAGTMNEDGTRNAYNGNGNQSARYAANTQNIPANVTMQYDRSAVSPENQFSGSSLQSQASRGSNMLALGPPQQHQSFEFPALGQSMQPTDLNPFEEWPQQQENRGGVDDYLMEEIRMRSHEILENEEMQQMLRLLSMGGAGTNLTEDGFNFPSYMPAPSPNLSYEDGRTRAPGKAVVGWLKIKAAMRWGIFVRKKAAERRAQLIELDD
- the LOC136477447 gene encoding calmodulin-binding protein 60 D-like isoform X1 translates to MQRPGRLQRSGSKRRLDPTGGGDDDDHAPKRPRVPALASVIVEALKMDSLQKLCSSLEPILRRVVSEEVERALAKLGPARIQGRSSPKRIEGPDGRNLQLQFRSQLALPIFTGGKVEGEQGAAIHVVLLDANTGCVVTSGPESFAKLDILVLEGDFNKEEDEDWTEEEFESNIVKEREGKRPLLTGDLQVTLKEGVGTIGELTFTDNSSWIRSRKFRLGLRIAPGFCEGIRVREAKTEAFPVKDHRGELYKKHYPPALKDDVWRLEKIGKDGAFHKKLNASGIYTVEDFLRLLVRDQQRLRSILGSGMSNKMWDSLVEHAKTCVLSGKHYVYYARDSRNVGAIFNNIYEFTGLIADDQFISAENLTDNQKVYADALVKKAYEDWMQVVEYDGKALLSFKQKKKSVTTRSDAAAASTSNPASYGSANSQKQLSLPAKAGQTSSAGTMNEADGTRNAYNGNGNQSARYAANTQNIPANVTMQYDRSAVSPENQFSGSSLQSQASRGSNMLALGPPQQHQSFEFPALGQSMQPTDLNPFEEWPQQQENRGGVDDYLMEEIRMRSHEILENEEMQQMLRLLSMGGAGTNLTEDGFNFPSYMPAPSPNLSYEDGRTRAPGKAVVGWLKIKAAMRWGIFVRKKAAERRAQLIELDD